One Methanolobus sp. WCC4 DNA segment encodes these proteins:
- a CDS encoding nucleoside deaminase produces MDKFMQTAIEEAKKGLEEGGIPIGSVLVKDGKIIGRGHNRRVQHDDPLAHAEIDCIRSAGRIGKYAGTTIYSTLMPCYLCAGAIVQFGIKKVIAGESKTFDGAAEFMKEHGVEVIDLDIDECKMIMKAFIQERPEIWNEDIGK; encoded by the coding sequence ATGGACAAATTCATGCAAACAGCCATCGAAGAAGCAAAGAAGGGACTTGAAGAAGGCGGGATCCCCATAGGTTCGGTCCTTGTGAAAGACGGAAAAATCATTGGAAGAGGACATAACAGGAGAGTACAACACGATGATCCGCTGGCACATGCTGAGATAGACTGCATCCGCAGCGCTGGAAGGATCGGCAAATATGCCGGAACCACCATCTATTCAACTTTGATGCCATGTTACCTCTGTGCAGGGGCGATAGTGCAATTCGGTATCAAAAAAGTGATTGCAGGAGAATCAAAGACTTTCGATGGTGCAGCAGAATTCATGAAAGAGCACGGAGTAGAGGTCATCGACCTTGATATCGATGAATGTAAGATGATCATGAAAGCTTTCATTCAGGAAAGACCGGAAATATGGAATGAGGATATAGGCAAATAG
- a CDS encoding PAS domain S-box protein has translation MTLSDKPRVLIVDDEPMNVELLQAYLQTDYEILSALDGQEALGIVYAENPDIVLLDVMMPGLNGYQVCDQIKSSEKTRFIPVVLVTALSGREDRLKGMEAGADDFLTKPVDRLELKMRVKSLLRIKDLQDNMIKERDQAQNYLDVVAVMMLVLDEDNTIKLINKRGLEILGYEEEEVLGKNLFEHLIPDECCSEMEAHLLDTLDHDGDEINYYESPILTKQKEQRIVSWYSKPITDDNGRVTGILCSGQDITKRKKAEEKLKEQTGAMEASVDGMCIMDRNGVYTYVNHAHASIFGYDDPAELIGKSWELLYDEHEKERFIDEILPEFYSKGEWKGELLGRKKDGNSFFQEVSITALDHGMVSVVRDVSERKEVEAKLNQYASELKSSNELKDLFTDILSHDLLNPAGIIKGFTDMLLHDESDESKLHKLHLIDNNASRLIEMIESAAKFARLEDIDKLEFKPMDLNGIIRNVVEELQPQLMAKDILLDMRLDDPHPAVLNPLVDGVFVNFISNAIKYGPSNSAVSIDIMDAGDEWKVSVTDSGEGIPEKDKELIFDRFSRLTEKKKAVKGSGLGLAIAKRIVELHGGRIGVEDNPAGKGSVFWATVKKA, from the coding sequence ATGACACTATCTGATAAACCCCGGGTTCTTATTGTAGATGATGAACCGATGAATGTTGAACTGCTCCAGGCCTATCTTCAAACGGACTATGAAATCCTTTCCGCATTGGATGGACAGGAAGCACTGGGTATTGTCTACGCGGAGAATCCTGATATTGTACTTCTGGATGTTATGATGCCCGGACTCAATGGCTATCAGGTGTGTGATCAGATAAAATCCTCTGAAAAGACACGTTTTATCCCGGTGGTCCTTGTTACTGCTTTGTCCGGAAGGGAAGACCGGTTGAAAGGTATGGAAGCAGGAGCTGATGATTTTCTGACCAAACCCGTTGACAGGCTTGAACTGAAGATGAGGGTCAAGTCTTTACTCCGCATAAAGGACCTTCAGGACAACATGATAAAGGAACGTGACCAGGCACAGAACTATCTCGATGTTGTAGCTGTGATGATGCTGGTCCTTGATGAGGACAATACTATCAAGCTCATAAACAAGAGAGGACTTGAGATACTTGGTTATGAAGAGGAGGAGGTTCTGGGTAAGAACCTGTTCGAACATCTCATTCCTGATGAATGCTGTTCTGAGATGGAAGCTCATCTCCTTGACACATTGGACCATGATGGTGACGAGATAAATTATTATGAATCTCCTATTCTTACAAAGCAGAAGGAGCAGCGCATAGTATCATGGTATTCAAAGCCCATTACAGATGATAATGGTCGTGTCACAGGTATCCTGTGTTCAGGTCAGGATATAACAAAAAGAAAAAAAGCAGAGGAAAAACTCAAAGAACAAACCGGTGCCATGGAGGCTTCCGTCGATGGAATGTGTATCATGGACCGGAATGGTGTCTACACTTACGTCAACCATGCTCACGCAAGTATCTTCGGGTATGATGACCCTGCGGAACTCATAGGAAAGTCATGGGAACTCCTTTACGATGAGCATGAAAAAGAGAGGTTCATTGATGAGATATTGCCTGAGTTCTATTCAAAAGGTGAATGGAAAGGTGAGCTGCTTGGAAGGAAAAAGGATGGAAACAGCTTTTTCCAGGAAGTGTCGATCACTGCTCTTGATCATGGAATGGTATCTGTGGTAAGGGATGTCTCTGAACGTAAGGAGGTAGAGGCCAAACTCAATCAATACGCTTCTGAGCTCAAGAGCTCGAATGAATTGAAGGACCTCTTTACCGATATACTCAGTCATGATCTTCTGAATCCGGCCGGTATTATAAAAGGCTTTACTGATATGCTCCTGCATGATGAGTCTGATGAGAGCAAGCTGCATAAACTCCATTTGATCGATAACAATGCTTCCCGTCTTATAGAGATGATAGAGTCAGCTGCTAAGTTCGCAAGACTTGAGGATATCGACAAACTTGAGTTCAAGCCAATGGACCTCAATGGCATAATTCGCAATGTTGTAGAGGAATTACAACCTCAGCTTATGGCAAAGGATATATTGCTGGATATGAGGCTCGATGACCCTCATCCTGCTGTTCTGAATCCTCTTGTTGACGGTGTTTTCGTGAATTTCATTTCTAATGCGATCAAGTATGGTCCATCGAACAGTGCAGTAAGTATCGATATAATGGATGCAGGGGATGAGTGGAAGGTATCGGTAACCGACTCCGGTGAAGGTATACCTGAAAAAGATAAAGAGCTTATCTTCGACCGGTTCAGTCGCCTGACCGAAAAGAAAAAGGCAGTAAAAGGTTCCGGCCTTGGTCTTGCCATAGCGAAGAGGATAGTCGAGCTTCATGGTGGCAGGATAGGTGTGGAGGATAATCCTGCAGGAAAAGGAAGCGTCTTCTGGGCAACTGTAAAGAAAGCGTAA
- a CDS encoding GTPase: MASQKMIVKDVIKKADILLEVVDARFPNETRNSEIERELKRLKKPFIIVLNKCDLVPKQKVEKARTRLARIAPSVFVSSKERFGTTMLRHKILEVADIQGRDIKVGCIGYPNTGKSSVINGVAGRGKASTSAISGHTKGLQIVNAGSRIVFLDTPGVFPFDEHDEYIQGLLGVKDSTHLKDPIGVAMKIIEKLVDENKEILESAYKVNITDENSYDILEMIGEKCNFLKKKGLVDETRAAVRIINDWQKGALLAEEL; encoded by the coding sequence ATGGCAAGCCAAAAGATGATAGTGAAGGATGTCATTAAGAAAGCAGACATTCTTCTTGAAGTAGTAGATGCACGATTTCCAAACGAGACAAGGAACAGCGAGATAGAACGGGAACTAAAACGTCTCAAAAAGCCATTCATCATAGTTCTCAACAAGTGTGACCTTGTACCGAAACAAAAAGTTGAGAAGGCAAGAACCCGTCTGGCAAGAATAGCACCTTCTGTGTTCGTATCCTCTAAAGAGAGGTTCGGAACCACCATGCTAAGACACAAGATACTGGAAGTCGCGGACATACAGGGACGTGACATAAAAGTGGGTTGCATAGGTTACCCGAATACCGGAAAATCCTCTGTGATCAACGGGGTTGCCGGAAGAGGTAAAGCTTCCACATCTGCGATATCGGGACACACAAAGGGCCTGCAGATAGTCAACGCAGGCTCAAGGATCGTTTTCCTGGATACACCCGGAGTCTTCCCGTTCGATGAACATGATGAGTACATACAGGGATTGCTTGGTGTCAAGGATTCCACACACCTGAAAGACCCCATAGGAGTTGCCATGAAGATCATCGAGAAACTTGTCGATGAGAACAAGGAGATACTTGAATCCGCCTACAAGGTGAACATCACGGATGAGAACTCCTATGATATACTCGAGATGATAGGCGAAAAATGCAATTTCCTGAAGAAGAAAGGATTGGTCGATGAGACCAGGGCTGCCGTCAGGATCATCAATGACTGGCAGAAAGGTGCACTTCTGGCAGAAGAGCTATAA
- the htpX gene encoding zinc metalloprotease HtpX, with protein MVEWKTDLGLEGRMLFTMFLLAAVYLGFLAFLTYMGTPAVFMLLFIALFMGAQYYYSDKLVLWTTGAQVVSETEEPKLHETITRLCVIAGLPKPTVAVVNTSVPNAFATGRGPKSAVVAVTTGLMNRLDQGELEAVLAHELSHVKNRDMAVLTIASFISTLAFYIVRYSFYFGGFGGGRRNNGGALIAIWIVSILVWIISFLLIRALSRYREFAADRGAALITGEPANLISALRKISGTMAKVPTEDLRKVEGMNAFFIIPAISGSMMNLLSTHPSMEKRIAALEKIQREIEL; from the coding sequence ATGGTAGAGTGGAAAACCGATCTTGGTCTTGAAGGAAGGATGCTGTTCACCATGTTCCTGCTGGCTGCGGTCTATCTCGGATTCCTTGCATTCCTTACATATATGGGTACCCCTGCAGTGTTCATGCTATTGTTCATAGCATTGTTCATGGGAGCACAATACTACTATTCTGACAAGCTTGTCCTGTGGACCACAGGTGCACAGGTCGTTTCCGAGACAGAGGAACCGAAACTCCATGAGACCATTACCAGGCTCTGTGTGATAGCAGGCCTGCCAAAACCAACTGTTGCGGTTGTCAACACCTCTGTACCCAATGCCTTTGCAACAGGAAGGGGACCAAAGAGCGCGGTTGTTGCCGTGACCACCGGTCTTATGAACAGACTGGATCAGGGAGAGCTTGAAGCAGTACTTGCTCATGAACTGAGCCATGTTAAGAACAGGGATATGGCAGTACTGACAATTGCAAGTTTCATCTCCACACTTGCATTCTACATTGTGAGATACAGCTTCTATTTCGGAGGTTTTGGAGGCGGACGCAGGAACAATGGTGGTGCCTTGATAGCTATATGGATAGTTTCCATACTCGTATGGATCATCAGTTTCCTGCTGATACGTGCCCTCTCCAGATACAGAGAGTTCGCAGCGGACAGGGGTGCTGCGCTTATCACTGGAGAACCAGCAAATCTTATATCCGCCCTCAGGAAGATTAGTGGCACCATGGCCAAGGTCCCTACCGAAGATCTTCGTAAGGTTGAAGGAATGAACGCCTTTTTCATAATTCCTGCAATATCCGGTTCCATGATGAATCTGCTATCTACACACCCATCCATGGAAAAGAGGATAGCTGCACTTGAGAAGATACAGAGGGAGATCGAACTCTGA
- a CDS encoding PspA/IM30 family protein: protein MGLFNRMGTVVRSKMNKLVDRMEDPRETLDYSYERQLEMLQDVKRGVAEVATSKKRLQLQRSKLSQSIEKLDAQAREAINVDREDLARLALERKSGLTVQIQGLDQQIADLEKEQEKLVAAEKRLSTKVEVFRTKKETIKAQYSAAEAQVKINESVSGISEEMADVGLAIERAENKTDQMKARASALDELIEVGTLDDLTSSGDDIDRELAKISAESSVDLELEKLRKEAGK from the coding sequence ATGGGTTTATTCAACAGGATGGGAACAGTGGTCAGATCGAAGATGAACAAACTGGTGGATCGTATGGAAGATCCGCGTGAGACTCTGGATTATTCTTATGAGAGGCAGCTGGAAATGCTGCAGGATGTAAAGCGGGGTGTTGCAGAGGTTGCAACATCCAAGAAAAGACTTCAGTTACAGCGCTCAAAACTATCACAGAGCATAGAGAAACTTGATGCACAGGCAAGGGAAGCCATCAATGTCGACAGGGAAGACCTGGCACGCCTGGCACTTGAGAGAAAGAGTGGTCTCACGGTCCAGATACAGGGTCTTGACCAGCAGATCGCTGACCTCGAAAAGGAACAGGAGAAACTTGTTGCAGCCGAGAAACGTCTGTCCACCAAGGTAGAGGTGTTCAGGACAAAGAAGGAGACCATCAAGGCCCAGTACTCCGCAGCCGAGGCACAGGTAAAGATAAACGAATCCGTTTCAGGCATCAGTGAAGAGATGGCTGATGTAGGTCTGGCAATAGAAAGGGCTGAGAACAAGACCGATCAGATGAAGGCCCGTGCATCAGCACTTGACGAGCTCATAGAGGTAGGTACACTCGATGACCTTACCAGCAGCGGCGATGATATCGACAGGGAACTTGCAAAGATAAGTGCGGAGTCCAGTGTGGATCTTGAACTTGAGAAGCTCAGGAAGGAGGCAGGCAAATGA
- a CDS encoding NYN domain-containing protein — translation MANSYNNEHNIFESQRTAVFADVQNMFYSAKNIHSDTRVDYKKLLATVLKGRPLVRAIAYLVETEDVDQSGFKYQLRNFGWEVRAKQLKIRPDGSTKGDWDMGIAIDAIAISEKVDTVVLISGDGDFTALVEHLKACGVRVEVHSFERNTAAELISSATEYYPIDESILRRK, via the coding sequence ATGGCTAATTCATACAACAATGAGCACAACATATTCGAGAGTCAAAGGACTGCTGTTTTTGCCGATGTCCAGAACATGTTCTATTCTGCTAAGAATATCCATTCTGATACTCGTGTGGATTACAAGAAGTTACTTGCCACTGTACTGAAAGGCAGACCACTGGTAAGAGCCATAGCATATCTTGTGGAAACAGAAGATGTTGACCAGTCAGGATTCAAATACCAGTTAAGGAACTTCGGATGGGAGGTCAGGGCCAAGCAGCTTAAGATCAGACCTGATGGTTCCACCAAAGGTGACTGGGATATGGGAATCGCCATTGATGCAATAGCAATATCAGAAAAGGTTGACACCGTGGTACTCATCAGTGGTGACGGGGATTTCACCGCCCTTGTGGAACACCTCAAAGCTTGTGGTGTGCGGGTCGAAGTACACTCTTTCGAGAGGAATACAGCAGCAGAGCTGATTTCTTCGGCTACTGAATACTACCCGATAGATGAGAGCATACTGCGCAGAAAATAA
- a CDS encoding dicarboxylate/amino acid:cation symporter — MSSRYQIPDPITLIHPRSLKNLNHHLQELVKGRLWLKILIGMLLGIVTGLILGPSAGYIEPNMSYTIGEWLALPGYVFLALLQMIVVPLVFASIIRGIAAGEDMEQLKKIGLRTVGYFLVTTAIAILIGLTLALTIDPGTYISSELVQDTMSTDTTQVDDSTLSTPEVSEVPGMITTILPTNPLGALATGQMLQVVIFSIIIGVALVSMAPNQAKPLLELLGSLQEVSMTVVRWSMLLAPIAVFGLIAKFTLNLGIDALMGMLVYVGTVLLGLFLVLVMYMIIILVVTKKSPIKFLRTINDVLLLAFSTSSSAAVMPLSIKTAEENIGVRPSISQFVIPLGATINMNGTALYQSIAAVFLAQAFGIDLGFGELVLIMITVVGASIGTPSTPGVGIVILAMILNSVGIPTAGIALIIGVDRILDMSRTAVNVTGDLVTCVIMDKWVSGKKTANEEFIEVANREAQRRVLGEDVIVNGVEEQ; from the coding sequence ATGTCAAGCAGGTATCAGATACCAGACCCTATCACCCTCATTCATCCGCGTTCATTGAAGAACCTGAACCACCATCTTCAGGAACTTGTTAAAGGCCGACTGTGGCTCAAGATCCTGATAGGAATGCTGCTGGGTATTGTCACCGGACTTATACTTGGACCATCGGCTGGCTATATAGAACCGAATATGTCATATACCATCGGGGAATGGCTGGCACTTCCCGGATATGTTTTCCTTGCACTCCTACAGATGATCGTGGTACCTCTTGTATTTGCATCAATTATCCGGGGAATTGCAGCTGGAGAGGACATGGAGCAACTGAAGAAAATCGGGCTCCGTACAGTCGGATATTTCCTTGTCACCACTGCTATCGCAATACTGATCGGACTGACACTTGCATTGACGATCGATCCCGGGACATACATTAGCAGTGAACTTGTTCAGGACACTATGAGCACTGATACAACGCAGGTTGATGACAGCACTCTTTCCACGCCCGAAGTATCCGAAGTTCCCGGAATGATTACCACCATACTTCCAACTAATCCACTTGGAGCACTTGCCACAGGACAGATGTTACAGGTGGTGATATTCTCCATAATAATAGGCGTGGCTCTTGTTTCCATGGCACCGAATCAGGCCAAACCTCTGCTGGAACTATTGGGTTCACTACAGGAAGTCAGCATGACCGTTGTAAGATGGAGCATGTTGCTGGCACCTATTGCGGTGTTCGGGCTCATCGCCAAGTTCACCCTGAATCTGGGAATCGACGCGCTGATGGGAATGCTCGTCTATGTTGGAACTGTACTTCTTGGACTGTTCCTTGTGCTTGTCATGTACATGATAATAATACTTGTAGTTACAAAGAAAAGTCCGATAAAATTCCTGAGGACAATAAATGATGTATTGTTGCTCGCTTTCTCAACATCCAGTTCTGCAGCGGTTATGCCACTCTCTATCAAGACAGCGGAAGAGAACATAGGCGTCAGACCTTCGATATCACAGTTCGTCATTCCACTCGGGGCTACAATAAACATGAACGGCACGGCACTTTACCAGAGTATAGCAGCCGTGTTCCTTGCACAGGCATTTGGCATCGACCTTGGATTCGGAGAACTGGTACTTATCATGATAACTGTGGTAGGAGCATCCATAGGTACGCCATCTACTCCCGGAGTAGGAATAGTTATCCTTGCTATGATCTTAAACAGTGTGGGAATACCAACTGCAGGTATCGCTCTTATAATAGGAGTTGACAGGATCCTTGACATGAGCCGTACTGCGGTCAATGTAACCGGTGACCTTGTAACATGTGTAATTATGGATAAATGGGTCAGCGGCAAAAAGACAGCTAATGAGGAGTTCATTGAAGTCGCGAACCGTGAGGCACAGAGAAGGGTACTCGGAGAGGATGTCATCGTAAACGGTGTCGAAGAACAATAG